A window of the Bacteroides thetaiotaomicron VPI-5482 genome harbors these coding sequences:
- a CDS encoding histone H1, with protein sequence MKELVEKVAALYADFSKDANAQIENGNKAAGTRARKASLEIEKAMKEFRKASLEASKN encoded by the coding sequence ATGAAAGAATTGGTAGAAAAAGTAGCAGCTCTGTATGCTGACTTCTCAAAAGATGCTAACGCTCAGATTGAAAACGGTAACAAAGCAGCAGGAACTCGTGCTCGTAAGGCTTCTTTGGAAATCGAAAAAGCAATGAAAGAATTCCGCAAAGCATCTTTGGAAGCTTCTAAAAACTAA
- a CDS encoding tyrosine-type recombinase/integrase, whose amino-acid sequence MLKVVAFMKQVAEELRMGGNFGTAHVYRSSTNAIIAYCGEGDFSFDEVTPEWLKGFEIHLRGKGCSWNTVSTYLRTFRAVYNRAVNSRMVVYTPHLFRSVYTGTRADHKRALCDEDMKKVFTRLPSSSAIPLAVRRAQDMFVLMFLLRGLPFVDLAYLRKSDLRDNVITYRRRKTGRPLSVTLTPEALELLKKYMNRDSHSPYLFSLLKSGEGTKEAYREYQLALRSFNQQLTLLGEVLGLNDKLSSYTARHTWATTAYYCEIHPGIISEAMGHSSIKVTETYLKPFRNKKIDEANNQIIDFVKHSIAGVVS is encoded by the coding sequence ATGTTAAAAGTAGTAGCATTTATGAAGCAAGTAGCCGAAGAGCTACGGATGGGGGGAAACTTTGGTACGGCGCACGTATATCGCAGCAGCACCAATGCCATCATTGCTTATTGTGGGGAAGGGGATTTTTCTTTTGACGAGGTCACCCCGGAGTGGTTGAAAGGTTTCGAGATACACCTTCGTGGGAAGGGATGTAGCTGGAACACCGTTTCCACTTATCTAAGAACATTTCGTGCGGTGTACAATCGTGCCGTCAACAGTAGGATGGTCGTTTATACGCCCCATCTGTTCCGCTCTGTTTATACGGGCACGCGTGCGGACCATAAGAGGGCATTGTGTGATGAAGATATGAAGAAGGTATTCACCAGACTGCCTTCATCTTCCGCCATACCTCTTGCCGTGAGGCGTGCGCAGGACATGTTCGTGCTGATGTTCTTGCTTCGTGGTCTGCCGTTTGTCGATCTCGCTTATCTGCGTAAAAGTGATTTGAGGGATAACGTGATCACTTACCGCAGGCGGAAGACAGGCCGGCCCTTGTCGGTGACGCTTACTCCGGAAGCGCTCGAACTATTAAAGAAGTATATGAACCGCGACAGCCATTCGCCCTATCTCTTCTCACTGCTGAAAAGCGGAGAGGGAACAAAGGAGGCTTACCGGGAATATCAGTTGGCATTGCGCAGCTTCAACCAGCAGCTCACGCTCTTGGGGGAGGTATTGGGACTGAACGATAAACTGAGTTCATACACCGCCCGCCATACATGGGCTACAACAGCCTATTATTGCGAAATTCATCCGGGTATTATCTCCGAAGCTATGGGGCACTCGTCCATCAAGGTGACCGAGACTTATCTAAAACCTTTCCGTAATAAGAAAATTGATGAGGCTAATAATCAGATTATTGATTTTGTAAAACATTCAATAGCTGGAGTAGTATCTTGA
- a CDS encoding AlbA family DNA-binding domain-containing protein — MKTLTDTDHIHTLIAEGEHQQQDFKFEISDARKIAKTLSAFANTDGGRLLIGVKDNGRIAGVRSEEEKYMIEAAAQLYCIPEIDYTLQTYIVEGKQVLVATIEENPHKPVYAKDENGKPLAYLRIKDENILATPIHLRVWQQSGSPRGELIRYTEREQLLLDLLEQGTLLSLNRYCRQTGISRRAAEHLLAKFVRYDIVEPVFENHKFYFRMKNE; from the coding sequence ATGAAAACGCTTACTGATACGGATCACATACATACTTTGATAGCTGAAGGAGAGCATCAGCAACAGGACTTCAAATTCGAAATTTCCGACGCACGCAAGATTGCCAAAACGCTGTCGGCTTTTGCCAATACCGACGGAGGACGGCTATTGATCGGCGTGAAAGACAATGGACGAATAGCCGGCGTACGATCTGAAGAGGAAAAATATATGATTGAAGCAGCCGCACAACTTTATTGCATCCCGGAGATAGATTATACTTTACAAACATATATCGTGGAAGGCAAACAGGTATTAGTAGCCACCATCGAAGAGAATCCGCACAAGCCTGTCTATGCGAAAGACGAAAACGGAAAGCCTCTCGCCTATCTCCGCATCAAGGATGAGAATATACTGGCTACCCCTATCCACCTGCGTGTATGGCAACAAAGTGGCAGCCCGCGGGGAGAACTGATCCGCTATACGGAACGCGAACAACTCCTGCTCGACCTGCTGGAACAGGGAACGCTGCTTTCACTCAACCGGTATTGTCGGCAGACCGGTATTTCCCGACGTGCCGCCGAACATCTGCTTGCCAAATTTGTTCGGTATGATATAGTAGAGCCCGTATTCGAAAATCATAAATTTTATTTCCGAATGAAAAACGAGTGA